Below is a genomic region from Fischerella sp. PCC 9605.
AGGCGGTGGAGTTACTAGCAACATTGCGATCGCACCGGACTTTTCGCGATCGCGATTTAATTCAAGAAGGAGAAGAATTCGCTCAAATTCGTGCCTCCCTCAAGCGAGAGATTGGTATTAGTACCCTCAACTTAATTCTGCGCCGCAATGGTCGCCGCACCGCTAACCTCAATGGCGAAAATCTCCGGCGTCAGATGGACTTTCTCGGCATTCTCAATGCTGTGCAATTTTCCAGCTTGGACTTGGAACTGGTGCGTGGCGGCCCAGAAGGCCGTCGTCATTGGTTAGATACTCTGTTAATTCAACTGGAACCAATTTATGCTCACATTTTGCAGCAATACAATCAAGTATTGCGGCAGCGCAATGCCTTTTTGAAACGCCATGTAGAGGCGTTACATGCAACGTCTCTACAATCTGAACTAGCTGTATGGGATGCCCAGTTAGCGATCGCTGGTACGCGCGTCATTAGACGAAGAGAAAGAGCAATAAAGCGTCTCGCTCCCATAGCTAAAATGTGGCACGCTAATATCAGTGGCAGTACAGAAATTCTCCAAGTTAAATACGCGCCCAATGTCGCTTTAGAGCAAAATCAACCAGAAAAAGTGCAACAAGCTTTTTTAGAAAAACTTCAGCAACGAGCCATTGCTGAGTTGCACCAAGGCACTACCCTGGTTGGCCCGCACCGCGATGAAGTAGAGTTGACGATTAACAATACACCAGCCCGTCAATACGGTTCTCAAGGTCAGCAAAGAACGCTAGTACTAGCTTTAAAACTCGCAGAATTGCAATTAATTGAAGAAGTCGTTGGAGAACCACCACTGCTACTTCTTGATGATGTTTTGGCTGAGTTAGATCCTTCTCGTCAAAACCAATTGCTTGATACAATTCAAGATCGCTTTCAGACGCTAATTACTACTACTCACTTGGGTTCTTTTGATTCTCAATGGCTGAATTCCTCCCAAATTATTTACGTTCAAACTGGAGAAATATCATTAGAAAATACAGTTATGCAGAGGCAGGAAGAAGATAAAAGTCAGACTGCTAATTGGCGTTTCTAAATGATTACTAATACTAAGTTGCAGTCAAAGATAGTACTTCCCTCACCCCACCTGTCGGCACCCCTCTCCCAATTTGGGAGAGGGGAAGGGGAGAGGGCACGAATTGCTACCAATTACTATTCCATCTGTGGTTGATTTCCAAAACATGATTTTTGCCTGCCGTTTGAATTCACATCAGACGTGATTTAAATTTCCCCGTCACTCTTAAGGGGTAGCAAGCTAGCTATAACTCTTAATTTACTAAGCTTGAATATTAAACGCTGAGCTTGTTGTTTATATAACCATACTGGTAACTTGCCAGGTAAGTTCTTCATCAGTTGTCTGGCTGTACCGATACTACACCCAGAAATAATACTGATGGCATTTGCACCATCAAAAACTGCATCGGAAGTTAAAGCTTTTTCAATTTGCACATACCAATTTCGAGGAGATAATTCACCTCGCTCAACTTTTTGTAGACTTCTGGTAGTTGCTAAAACAATCATGCGATCGCCAACAGCAAGCCGCGTGTCATAACTGGGCATGAACTTGGGAGGTGATAGGGGAGATGATTGTACTGATTTCTGGTAAAGAATCGGCACAGCACCGTAACCGTAGGCGATATCAGTTAGCATCAAGCCATTGAGTGTATCGCCATCCTCAACCATGTACTCCACCAGCTGGATCGTTTGATTATTTAAGTGAAACAAACCGAGAATATTTTCTCCAAAGGCAGCAGCAGCAAAGACTTCTGCTGATAAAGCAGAGGTACATAAAACTTGTGCGTAGGAAAACAACTGGGCGACTTTATCACTAAAACGGCGATTGTAGGTACGGATGATCAAACCACTGTTAGGATTTTGAGTACGAGCCATCAAAGCGATTTCTAAATTCTCCATTTCATCATCCGTAACCACGACAACACTTTTGGCATCGGTAAGATTCACATTGGTTAGGGCATTAGCAAAGTTGGCTACAATCAACGGCATATGGGGTAATATGCCAGGGTCAAGTGCTGTAGTGTTAATCCCTACTAGGGGTTGCTGGAGTTCTTGTAATAAACTAGCAATTTGCTGACCCACTTCATCTAACCCAATTAGCACAACATGGTTTTGTTCGGGCAGGCGTGGACGGTTGCTAGTAAAGAAAAATTGAAATCTTGAACTTAAGAGTTTCTCTGTTAGTAGTGCATATAAAACGCCGACAAATGCCGTACCTGCTAGAGTTAGTATCAAACTGAACAATCGCAGCCATCCAGGGATTTGTTCTTCAAATTTAACACCCCCATATACATCTCCATATCCACCCAAAAGTAAGACTGCTATTGCATAGAAAGCCTCTGCCATCCCAATGCCAGGGTAATGCCATCTGTATAAAATTGCTCCGCACCACCATAGAAAAAATACTGTAATGCCACAAATAGTTGCTACTTGCAGAGCTTGATATTGATAACCTGACTGCCAAAATTGTGCTAATTTCTGCTTAAGTTTATCCCATGACATCCCGAGAACAACTTCTTGCCAAAACTCCCGCAAGTTTCGCCTAGATTTGCTTGCAGAACGTTGGGAATGCTCAAGCATATCTGCGAGTTCGATGTAAACAATTGTGTCTCCTGCTCGTAGTGTTGCTTCTTGCTCCCATTGATAAAATTGATTGGGCAGTTCAGATGAGTGAGGAGCATAATTTAATACTCGCCGATAAGAAGTGTTCAGTTGATGCACCTGCCATTGATTACACCATAAATCACCTAGTTGAATTTGATACTTGACCACTTTTAGCAGCCGTCCCTCAAGGTTAAAATACCCGAGATTTTCGTTGCCAAGAGCTGCAAGGGCAAAGGCAGAAGCAGTGAGTTGGTTAGGTTCAAAGGCAATAAAATTGCCAAGATTTTGACTTAAAAGTTTATTAAAATTTTGTTTATCAGAACGTACTACAAGGCGAACTCGCGGATTTAAAAGCCTCGCTGCAAAGGCAGCCTCTATATTAACTCGCTCATCACTAGTAACTAAAAGTACAGTTCGACACTGGCGAATATGTGCTTGTTCTAGAATATTTGTTTGACGGCAATCTCCGATCCATAAATCATCTAGTAAATTCTCTAAGTTTGGTACTTCCCAGTTTTTGGGTTGCACTTGATCTATGGCACTAACAGCAACTCCGTACTCTTTTAGGACTGCAACACAATGCTGACCTAAACTTCCCAACCCACAAACTAAAAATCGATCCAGTTTTGTCTCGGAACTGTTAACAGACTGATAGGTGGTTTCTGATGATGGCAGCATCTTATACCGCCAATGTTAAAGATTATTTGCATATTGTTTGCATACTTATAATTATAATTTTTTAGGCATAGTTTTCGATGTATCAAGCGTACCAATGTTTTGGAATAGTTTTTACCAATTTGTCTGATCGCGATCGCACTTGCTCAATTTGGTAAGGCAATTTTGAAAATCAGCCAAAAGCCAGAGATTACAAAGAATCAGGATTGACAGTTACCGAATTTATCAATATCTTAAAAATTTGAAATTTCAGTTTAGTCTTGGCAAGATACCGATATATTCTTGTTTCACAAGCACTTTCTCACAGCTTGATCGGGAGGAGGTTAAGTATGAAACCAGAAAAATACCTTGGTATCTTTTTCGGGTTGGCGGTGTTGCTATGTGGCTTACCACTCAATTGTTTTGCACAGGTTAACTATTCGCCAGTTATTGCCCAAACAAATAATACTCCTTCCTCAACCAAAAAAGCGATCGCCCGCATCTGGCATGGTAGAACGTTAACTTCTAAAGCAGACGAGTACTATGCTTATCTCAAAGAAGCTGGAATCAAGAAAATAGTGTCTATCCCCGGAAACCTAGGAGCACAAGTTTTTCGCCGTACCAATGGTAATATTACTGAGTTTACTGTGATTTCCTACTGGGAATCGCAGGACGCAATCCGGGAATTTGCAGGCAATGATATTGAAAAAGCGCGGTATCTTCCTAGAGACCGAGAGTATCTTCTCGAACTAGAGCCAAATGTCAAACACTTTCAGGTTTTGCTTGACGATCGCAAATGAGATTGGCAATTGCGCTTCAGTGTAAATCTGGTTGGGGATGAGACCATGACACAAAATTTAGAAAATACTTTAAAAGTTGCCCATCAAGCATTTGAATATTTTATACATGGTATGGAAACAGGCGAATGGAACCTGTTTTTAGATATGCTCACAGAAGACTTTACCTTTTGGTTCCCAATGGGGAAATTCCACGGGTTGAATGTGGGTAAAGAACGAGCGCAAGAGTTTTTTCAGTACGTTACCCAAGCTTTCACTCCGGGACTGAAGCTAACTTCCTTAGACTGCGTTACTAGCAATGAAACGACGGTTGTGTTTGAATTTCGAGATGAGGGAAAGTTATTTGGAGAACCTTACAAAAATCGGGTAGCAGTTTCCTTTGATGTGCGTGAAGATAAAATTTGTGGCTATCGAGAGTATTTTGGCAGCGATGGCAAGTCGAATTAAATCCTATTGAAATAGGGAGTGGGAGATGGGGAGATGGGGAGATGGGGAGAGTAGGAGAATAACCACTAACTACTAACCACTAACCACTAACTAATGACTAATGACTTTTAATTAGTTATTCTCTGCAATTTGCTTATTTAATTGCATACATTTAGCCTCTGCCGCTTGATAGGCGTCTAAGTAGTCTTTGCCACCCAACATGACGTCACCGTAATACTCATACGGCGCGTCACCATAAACTGGCAATGGGTCATCTTCGGGATAATCTTCTTGAGATTCTTCGATTATTGCTTTCAGTTTTTTCACTGTTAAGCGTTGTGCCGCAAAATACCAGATTTCTTCTATATTTTTCTGGAGGTGCGGCAGTGTGGGATCGACAATGCGATCGCCTAACTCAATCCAGCCATGTTCAATGGGTTGGTATGGTTTGCCTGTGGTTGCTAAAAAACCTTGTACGTAAATAGCTCCCTCCGTCGCTAATGCTGCTTTGTAAGCATTGTCAAACGGTTTTTTAGCCTTGCTTTTGATGCGAGCTGCAATATCAATAGATAGCGCTTCATCCAATAGTTTATTCATCAACAATGAGGATTACAGCAGCGACTAAAAGATCCTAGCATTTATGCCTACCTGATTTAATAATACAGTACGGCAAAAATAACCAGACAGTTAAGTAGGTCGGCACAAATAAAGTTAACTCCTGAGGGTCGTCATCTGTCATTTATCATTTGTCATTGGTCATTGGTAAGGGTTTTAACAATTTTTACATTTATTAATATAGCTGCTTTTATTTCCACCTACCTCACCTGAAAATACTACTTCGACAAATATCGATGTAGATACTCAATTCCAATCCCCAATGCTCATTTTCATGTGTTATTGGTGTATCAGTTCATAATGGCTACTTAGTACAACATTTTATAAATTCGTAGCGAATACAATTGTGAAATACTCTGCGAACCTCCGCGCTCACCCTGCGCCCCCACCGAAGCTTTGATCGCCGGCTTCCGGCGCTCAAACTTCTCTGTGCGTTTAAAAACGCTACGATTTTAGGCAAAGCTGTACTTAGAAACAGAGAAAAAATTAAATTTTAGTAAGCACTACAACTTCCAGCAGAGCTAAAGTTTTGGCTGGTATGCTGCGGTGTCTGTATTTATGTTTATGTTCTCGCACAATCTTTGTAAGTGCAAATAGAAATGGCACGGCTTAGCCACCGCCACAGCTGCTGAGTGCGATTAGAACTAGGAGGAGAAACCAAAACTTGCTGCAAGTCACTAAAAGAACTATTCGTTAAAACTTTTACTCCAAAGAGGGCGAATGTCATAAGAAGTTGAGAATTTGTAGCCGTGCTGTTAACTGTTAGGGTTTGCTTGAGGTTGATATGGGTGGTGCGTAGGTTTTCGAGGACGCGATCGCCATATAAACTCCGGTGTATTGGTACAAACAAAAAACTGCAACCGATGATAGCCGTAATCATGCACAGCAAAACCAACAATTCAACCGATTGATGTTGGCAAACACCCATAATAATCATGCCTATGCCCAAAACCAATAGAGCTAAGACAGGTAGTGTAAACCATAATCGTAGGTTTCTGACTTGGTCTAGAGATAACACAAGACCTAGATTCACCAAGCGGTGATACAGTGGGAATGTAGCTCGTGCAACTGAGATTCTGATTTGATTGACGTTACCATTAAGCTTGACAGCTTGCCAAATTTCTTTTTCTAAAGGATCGCTATCTTCAGGTAGGGGAGTTTTGACGTTTAGCGATCGCGTTTCTGGTTGTGGTTGTAAATACCCGTGTTGTACTAAACTGGTAATTGCTGTATCTGCGGTTCGTTGTAGACCACCTGCTAAATAAGCGGTTTCATAGACATTGAGCGAGGGAAAGTCCGGATTAAGATCATCTTTCGTTTTTCGCAGATAGGTATGCACAATTAAAGCAATCATCATCGCCACAATTGCTAGGAAAATATAGAAAATCAGGAATAGGGGAGAAACTCTAACTGCCACAGCGAAAAAAAACAGTTGAAAAAACAGCATTGGTTGATTGAGACATACATGCGGCAGGTGTTTCAAAAAAAACTTGCACTTATACCAATTTTGCTGGTTATGCACCCACGTAAAATCTACCTCATCTACAAAACAGATATCTGCATTTGGATAGATGTCAACTGGTGATGCTTGTCCAAAGAACGATAGGCATTGCTTTTGGTTCATTAGTGCTACTCCTTATGAGTGTGAGGTAGCTGTAGTACTTATATCCCTTGGCTTTGCTACTAATGCATCAAGTCTTTGTAGACTTTTTTTGGACTGAGAACAGGTTGCAGATCAATGTGAAAGAGGCTCAAATACTCAAACATCATTGATTGATAGCTCATTGATAGCATTGAAAATGCCTAACAGTCTTTATTCACCATGAACCTGCCTCCGATGATGGAAATGACGAATTCCACGGCAGAAATTTCCTAAGGCAGCTAAATTTTTAGGATTTATGCACTTTATTACACTCTAATATAGTCATTAAGTTTGTTAATAATTTAAAAGAATTAGTAAGCTATGGTGCAAAATCCACAATAACTTGTGAACAAAAGAGGCGAAAAGACCTTTTTGCCATCATTGACGAGGTGATCCCACTCCTCGGTGTTCCCCACCTATGGCACAATAAAAAACGGTAATAAGAAAAATATTGATAAAGGTAATTTAGTGAGTCCAACTGCTCAAGCTACCGCTGCTGCGCGTCGCGTGGTATTTCCATTTACGGCAATTGTGGGTCAGGAAGAAATGAAACTGGCTCTGATATTGAATGTGATTGACCCAAAAATTGGTGGTGTAATGATAATGGGCGATCGCGGTACTGGCAAATCCACAACTATCCGGGCACTGGCTGACTTATTGCCAGAAATTCCAGTGGTTGCCAACGATCCCTTCAACAGCCACCCCAGCGATCCTGACTTGATGAGCGATGAAATTCGCCAAAAATTAGAAAGTGGTGAGGATATTCCCGTTATCCAAAAAAAAGTTCAAATGGTAGATTTGCCACTGGGCGCGACAGAAGACCGAGTTTGTGGCACCATCGACATCGAAAAAGCTTTATCTGAAGGTGTGAAAGCCTTTGAACCTGGACTTTTAGCAAAAGCCAACCGGGGAATTCTCTACGTCGATGAGGTTAACCTGCTTGACGATCACCTAGTAGACGTGTTGCTAGACTCTGCTGCTAGCGGCTGGAACACGGTCGAACGGGAAGGTATTTCTATCCGTCACCCAGCGCGTTTTGTTCTCGTTGGTTCTGGGAACCCAGAAGAAGGTGAACTGCGTCCTCAGCTACTCGATCGCTTTGGGATGCACTCTGAAATTCATACTGTTAAAGAACCAGCACTACGGGTACAAATTGTTGAACAACGGGCGGAGTTTGACCAAGATCCCCTAGCATTTGTGGAAAAGTACAAACCCCAGCAAGAGGAACTACAACAGCGCATCATTAAAGCCCAAGAACTTTTACCCTCAGTCAATATGGACTACGATCTGCGGGTGAAAATTTCGGAAGTTTGTTCAGAACTTGATGTGGATGGTTTACGAGGTGATATTGTCACCAACCGCGCCGCCAAAGCTTTAACTGCCTTTGAAGGGCGTACAGAGGTGACAGTTGATGATATCCGTCGCGTGATTGTCCTGGCTTTGCGTCACAGACTCCGCAAAGACCCATTAGAGTCGATTGATTCTGGCTACAAGGTAGAAAAAGCTTTTGCGCGTGTCTTTGGTGTGGAATTATCTGAAGATACTGCACAAACAAACGGTATTGGTCACATCAAAACAGGTGTTCGTTAATTGGTGATTGTTGGTTGTTGTTTGTTGGTTGTTTCAAACAACGACCAACAACCAACAAACAACAAAAAACTCAAAACTGGTTGACTTGTTATGAGAAGTTGGCGTTTTTGGTTAAACACCTTAATTTTATCTAGCCAATACAACCCGCCCCGGTTTGTAGAACTGTTAATGTTGATGCTAGCCATTACTA
It encodes:
- the recF gene encoding DNA replication/repair protein RecF (All proteins in this family for which functions are known are DNA-binding proteins that assist the filamentation of RecA onto DNA for the initiation of recombination or recombinational repair.) — encoded protein: MYLKTLQLRHFRNYKEQQVEFTAPKTILVGNNAQGKSNLLEAVELLATLRSHRTFRDRDLIQEGEEFAQIRASLKREIGISTLNLILRRNGRRTANLNGENLRRQMDFLGILNAVQFSSLDLELVRGGPEGRRHWLDTLLIQLEPIYAHILQQYNQVLRQRNAFLKRHVEALHATSLQSELAVWDAQLAIAGTRVIRRRERAIKRLAPIAKMWHANISGSTEILQVKYAPNVALEQNQPEKVQQAFLEKLQQRAIAELHQGTTLVGPHRDEVELTINNTPARQYGSQGQQRTLVLALKLAELQLIEEVVGEPPLLLLDDVLAELDPSRQNQLLDTIQDRFQTLITTTHLGSFDSQWLNSSQIIYVQTGEISLENTVMQRQEEDKSQTANWRF
- a CDS encoding potassium channel family protein, encoding MLPSSETTYQSVNSSETKLDRFLVCGLGSLGQHCVAVLKEYGVAVSAIDQVQPKNWEVPNLENLLDDLWIGDCRQTNILEQAHIRQCRTVLLVTSDERVNIEAAFAARLLNPRVRLVVRSDKQNFNKLLSQNLGNFIAFEPNQLTASAFALAALGNENLGYFNLEGRLLKVVKYQIQLGDLWCNQWQVHQLNTSYRRVLNYAPHSSELPNQFYQWEQEATLRAGDTIVYIELADMLEHSQRSASKSRRNLREFWQEVVLGMSWDKLKQKLAQFWQSGYQYQALQVATICGITVFFLWWCGAILYRWHYPGIGMAEAFYAIAVLLLGGYGDVYGGVKFEEQIPGWLRLFSLILTLAGTAFVGVLYALLTEKLLSSRFQFFFTSNRPRLPEQNHVVLIGLDEVGQQIASLLQELQQPLVGINTTALDPGILPHMPLIVANFANALTNVNLTDAKSVVVVTDDEMENLEIALMARTQNPNSGLIIRTYNRRFSDKVAQLFSYAQVLCTSALSAEVFAAAAFGENILGLFHLNNQTIQLVEYMVEDGDTLNGLMLTDIAYGYGAVPILYQKSVQSSPLSPPKFMPSYDTRLAVGDRMIVLATTRSLQKVERGELSPRNWYVQIEKALTSDAVFDGANAISIISGCSIGTARQLMKNLPGKLPVWLYKQQAQRLIFKLSKLRVIASLLPLKSDGEI
- a CDS encoding antibiotic biosynthesis monooxygenase family protein, which translates into the protein MKPEKYLGIFFGLAVLLCGLPLNCFAQVNYSPVIAQTNNTPSSTKKAIARIWHGRTLTSKADEYYAYLKEAGIKKIVSIPGNLGAQVFRRTNGNITEFTVISYWESQDAIREFAGNDIEKARYLPRDREYLLELEPNVKHFQVLLDDRK
- a CDS encoding nuclear transport factor 2 family protein — protein: MTQNLENTLKVAHQAFEYFIHGMETGEWNLFLDMLTEDFTFWFPMGKFHGLNVGKERAQEFFQYVTQAFTPGLKLTSLDCVTSNETTVVFEFRDEGKLFGEPYKNRVAVSFDVREDKICGYREYFGSDGKSN
- a CDS encoding TIGR04222 domain-containing membrane protein, producing MNQKQCLSFFGQASPVDIYPNADICFVDEVDFTWVHNQQNWYKCKFFLKHLPHVCLNQPMLFFQLFFFAVAVRVSPLFLIFYIFLAIVAMMIALIVHTYLRKTKDDLNPDFPSLNVYETAYLAGGLQRTADTAITSLVQHGYLQPQPETRSLNVKTPLPEDSDPLEKEIWQAVKLNGNVNQIRISVARATFPLYHRLVNLGLVLSLDQVRNLRLWFTLPVLALLVLGIGMIIMGVCQHQSVELLVLLCMITAIIGCSFLFVPIHRSLYGDRVLENLRTTHINLKQTLTVNSTATNSQLLMTFALFGVKVLTNSSFSDLQQVLVSPPSSNRTQQLWRWLSRAISICTYKDCART
- the bchI gene encoding magnesium chelatase ATPase subunit I produces the protein MSPTAQATAAARRVVFPFTAIVGQEEMKLALILNVIDPKIGGVMIMGDRGTGKSTTIRALADLLPEIPVVANDPFNSHPSDPDLMSDEIRQKLESGEDIPVIQKKVQMVDLPLGATEDRVCGTIDIEKALSEGVKAFEPGLLAKANRGILYVDEVNLLDDHLVDVLLDSAASGWNTVEREGISIRHPARFVLVGSGNPEEGELRPQLLDRFGMHSEIHTVKEPALRVQIVEQRAEFDQDPLAFVEKYKPQQEELQQRIIKAQELLPSVNMDYDLRVKISEVCSELDVDGLRGDIVTNRAAKALTAFEGRTEVTVDDIRRVIVLALRHRLRKDPLESIDSGYKVEKAFARVFGVELSEDTAQTNGIGHIKTGVR